The following proteins come from a genomic window of Novosphingobium aromaticivorans DSM 12444:
- a CDS encoding DUF2975 domain-containing protein, whose protein sequence is MSTLRTDPLLGLAKALLTFTMVMLVIGMVGIGIGFAAIVAMHDLVVAKLVANGGAGSSYWLILVLLPLLAGLLMASYRFAEKLRAIVRTVEEGDPFTPVNAERLRAMAWLSVAIQIVSLPVGILGSMIEEATDKAANVNVEAGISTNGLLLALVLFILARVFRTGAQMREDLEGTV, encoded by the coding sequence ATGTCCACGCTTCGAACCGATCCGCTGCTGGGATTGGCCAAGGCCCTGCTCACCTTCACGATGGTCATGCTCGTCATCGGCATGGTCGGCATTGGCATAGGTTTTGCCGCGATCGTCGCGATGCATGATCTCGTTGTGGCCAAGCTCGTCGCCAATGGCGGCGCCGGGTCGAGCTACTGGCTCATCCTTGTACTGCTTCCGTTACTCGCCGGGCTGCTGATGGCGAGCTACCGCTTTGCGGAAAAGCTGCGCGCCATCGTCAGGACGGTAGAGGAAGGCGACCCCTTCACGCCCGTAAATGCAGAGCGCCTGCGCGCCATGGCCTGGCTTTCGGTCGCGATCCAGATCGTCTCTCTGCCCGTCGGAATCCTCGGTTCGATGATCGAGGAGGCGACCGACAAGGCCGCCAACGTGAACGTCGAGGCAGGCATCTCGACCAACGGCCTGCTGCTCGCCCTCGTGCTCTTCATCCTCGCCCGCGTGTTCCGTACCGGCGCACAGATGCGCGAAGACCTGGAAGGGACCGTGTGA
- a CDS encoding helix-turn-helix domain-containing protein, protein MPINVKLDDLLHARRMTLTELAERIDLTLANVSILKTGKAKAIRFSTLEAICRELDCQPGDILGYEAESGETA, encoded by the coding sequence ATGCCGATCAATGTCAAACTCGACGACCTGCTCCACGCCCGCCGCATGACCCTGACCGAACTGGCAGAACGCATCGACCTGACGCTCGCCAACGTCTCGATCCTCAAGACCGGCAAGGCCAAGGCGATCCGCTTCTCCACGCTCGAGGCGATCTGCCGGGAACTGGATTGCCAGCCGGGCGACATCCTCGGCTACGAAGCCGAAAGCGGCGAAACCGCGTAA
- the rplJ gene encoding 50S ribosomal protein L10 has translation MDRSQKAESVAFLNGVFAEAGAVVITRNLGMTVAQSTALRTKIREAGATYKVAKNSLAKLAVAGTDYEGLVDLFTGPTAIAASADPVAAAKAVVEFAKTTDKIEIVGGAMGSQVLNEAGVRALASMPSLDELRGTLIGLIQAPATKIAQLTTAPAAKLARVFGAYAKEAA, from the coding sequence ATGGATCGTTCGCAGAAAGCCGAATCGGTCGCCTTCCTGAACGGCGTCTTCGCAGAGGCAGGCGCGGTGGTCATCACCCGCAACCTCGGCATGACGGTGGCCCAGTCCACCGCCCTGCGCACGAAGATCCGCGAAGCGGGCGCGACCTACAAGGTTGCGAAGAACAGTCTTGCCAAGCTTGCCGTCGCGGGCACCGATTACGAAGGTCTGGTGGACTTGTTCACCGGCCCGACCGCAATCGCGGCGTCCGCCGATCCGGTTGCTGCCGCCAAGGCAGTGGTCGAGTTCGCCAAGACCACCGACAAGATCGAAATCGTCGGTGGTGCAATGGGTTCGCAGGTTCTCAACGAAGCCGGGGTCAGGGCGCTCGCCTCCATGCCCAGCCTCGACGAACTGCGCGGCACGCTCATCGGCCTCATCCAGGCTCCGGCCACGAAGATCGCCCAGCTCACGACTGCCCCGGCAGCGAAGCTGGCCCGCGTCTTCGGCGCCTACGCCAAGGAAGCCGCATAA
- the rplL gene encoding 50S ribosomal protein L7/L12, with the protein MADIAKLVEELSKLTVLEAADLAKALEEAWGVSAAAAVAVAAAPAAAAEAAEEKTEFDVILTGDGGKKIQVIKEVRAITNLGLTEAKALVEGAPKAIKEGVSKAEAEDIKKKIEEAGGTVEVK; encoded by the coding sequence ATGGCCGATATCGCCAAGCTCGTTGAAGAACTTTCGAAGCTGACCGTCCTCGAAGCCGCTGACCTCGCCAAGGCTCTCGAAGAAGCTTGGGGCGTGAGCGCCGCTGCTGCCGTGGCTGTTGCCGCTGCTCCGGCCGCTGCTGCCGAAGCTGCTGAAGAGAAGACCGAATTCGACGTCATCCTGACCGGCGACGGCGGCAAGAAGATCCAGGTCATCAAGGAAGTCCGCGCGATCACCAACCTGGGCCTGACCGAAGCCAAGGCGCTGGTCGAAGGCGCTCCGAAGGCGATCAAGGAAGGCGTGTCGAAGGCTGAAGCCGAAGACATCAAGAAGAAGATCGAAGAAGCCGGCGGCACCGTCGAGGTCAAGTAA
- a CDS encoding ATP-binding protein: protein MERTHELAGRAKARHGPNLSRLAVRAATLLLLLAAVQALASLLFYNAIDRETLREDHARRVAELLVVSDRVHDLAPEMLGAIMSTGHLEAVVADTPLVPHRDVEKAVGEIRRHILRWEPGLAKRVLHLGMETSPQGSRDLVGAMKLEDGRWLNFRSRDIGTGWPIALRATVLTLVTAVLGLGLALWSLRIMTRPLRDLTDAADEIGRGQFVPVEERGPDDLRSLARSMNAMQGRIAAMLEDQARSFEAISHDLRTPLSRVMIAADLVDDAEIAGLIHDSTAEMEAMLMSLQQYLRAQHLAADPEAMDLGVAIADLLQGAFPGRTELIVAPHAVVRTWREPLLLALRPLVENAVQHGGKARVTVAPDAEGHWTVTIADNGPGIPEDQFERILAPFYRIDEARARDTAGFGLGIPTAHRLLQRFGGEIGFGSADGGGLLVRVKVPVAPSDGD from the coding sequence ATGGAGAGGACGCACGAATTGGCCGGGCGCGCGAAGGCGCGTCACGGTCCCAATCTTTCGCGATTGGCGGTGCGGGCCGCCACCCTGCTGCTGCTGCTTGCGGCCGTACAGGCGCTTGCGAGCCTCCTGTTCTACAACGCGATAGACCGGGAAACGCTGCGGGAAGATCACGCCCGGCGCGTGGCGGAACTGCTGGTGGTAAGCGACCGGGTCCACGATCTAGCGCCCGAGATGCTCGGGGCCATCATGAGCACCGGGCACCTCGAGGCAGTCGTTGCCGATACTCCGCTTGTTCCCCACCGCGACGTCGAAAAGGCCGTCGGGGAAATCCGCCGCCACATCCTTCGCTGGGAGCCCGGGCTTGCCAAGCGGGTCCTCCATCTCGGCATGGAGACGTCGCCGCAGGGGTCGCGCGACCTGGTGGGGGCGATGAAGCTGGAGGATGGCCGGTGGCTGAATTTCCGGTCGCGCGACATCGGCACCGGATGGCCCATCGCGCTGCGGGCGACTGTGCTGACGCTGGTGACAGCGGTCCTCGGACTTGGGCTGGCGCTGTGGTCGCTGCGCATCATGACCCGGCCGTTGCGGGACCTTACCGACGCCGCCGACGAGATCGGCAGGGGGCAGTTCGTTCCGGTGGAAGAGCGCGGACCCGACGACCTGCGCAGCCTGGCTCGATCGATGAATGCCATGCAGGGGCGCATCGCCGCGATGCTGGAGGACCAGGCGCGCTCGTTCGAGGCGATAAGCCACGACTTGCGCACGCCGCTGTCGCGCGTGATGATCGCGGCCGACCTTGTCGACGACGCCGAGATCGCGGGCCTGATCCACGACAGCACTGCGGAAATGGAAGCCATGCTGATGTCGTTGCAGCAATACCTGCGCGCGCAGCACCTTGCCGCCGACCCGGAAGCGATGGACCTCGGCGTTGCGATAGCGGATCTTCTGCAAGGGGCGTTTCCGGGCCGGACGGAACTGATCGTCGCGCCGCATGCGGTGGTGCGAACCTGGCGGGAGCCATTGCTGCTCGCCTTGCGGCCTCTGGTCGAAAATGCCGTGCAGCACGGCGGCAAGGCGCGGGTCACGGTTGCGCCTGACGCCGAAGGACATTGGACGGTGACCATTGCCGACAATGGCCCGGGCATCCCCGAGGACCAGTTCGAACGGATCCTCGCGCCCTTCTACCGGATCGATGAAGCGCGGGCCCGCGACACCGCGGGGTTCGGGCTGGGCATCCCGACCGCGCACCGGCTGTTGCAGCGTTTCGGCGGCGAGATCGGCTTCGGCAGTGCGGACGGCGGCGGCCTGCTGGTTCGCGTCAAGGTTCCGGTCGCGCCATCCGATGGCGACTGA
- a CDS encoding c-type cytochrome, producing MHPIFNTSIAAALALSLAACGGSKSGNEGDASGETATATGTATGTTSQAPAATEATPVSAAAADAAPSSFAICKSCHSVEKGKHVIGPSLFGIYGTKAGDVAGYSFSPAMKASGLTWDDATLDRFLASPMKTVPGTRMTYAGQPDAAKRQELIAYIKSLK from the coding sequence ATGCACCCTATTTTCAACACCTCGATCGCGGCGGCGCTCGCACTGTCGCTTGCTGCCTGCGGCGGTTCGAAGAGCGGGAATGAGGGCGACGCGTCCGGAGAGACAGCCACGGCCACCGGCACGGCCACCGGCACGACCAGCCAAGCCCCTGCCGCCACCGAGGCCACGCCGGTCTCGGCCGCTGCGGCCGATGCCGCGCCATCCTCGTTCGCGATCTGCAAGTCGTGCCATTCCGTCGAGAAGGGCAAGCACGTGATCGGGCCGAGCCTGTTCGGCATCTACGGAACAAAGGCAGGGGACGTCGCAGGCTATTCGTTCAGCCCCGCCATGAAGGCGTCGGGTCTGACCTGGGACGATGCGACGCTCGACAGGTTCCTCGCGAGCCCGATGAAGACGGTGCCGGGTACGCGCATGACTTATGCCGGCCAGCCCGACGCGGCCAAGCGCCAGGAACTGATCGCCTACATCAAGTCGCTGAAGTAG
- a CDS encoding MATE family efflux transporter: MFEKPPVHWTEELRAMLRLAAPMVGANLLQMAVFAVDVVFVARLGPVALAASSLSVSLFGLLVWSLSGLVGAASPLIAAELGRRRHAVREVRRTVRMAAWAGTLAGLFAMGVCLLGGPLMRVTGQQPEVIALAVPFLNVLMWAAIPSTISALLRTFVATLGRPTIGTVITGMAVAINAFGNWVFVFGNLGAPEMGLTGSALSSIVTTCAMVLAYIVVIRSDRRLRRYRLAGRWWKPEWKRFADVLRVGLPITGTILAEAGMFNGAAFLMGRIGEVELAAHTIALQFAAIAFQVPFGVAQAATIRVGLAFGAGERAAIARAGRVAVVLGMGFMVVTASIMLFAPRAILHLYVDPDAPENRAMAVLAVQYMAVAAAFQLFDGAQAVGAALLRGLQDTRIPMAFALFGYWLPGLGTAVGLGLFSPLGGLGVWIGLMVGLVVVASLMLWRWRNRARLGLLPA, translated from the coding sequence ATGTTTGAAAAGCCGCCCGTACACTGGACCGAAGAACTGCGCGCGATGCTCCGTCTCGCCGCGCCGATGGTCGGGGCGAACCTGCTGCAGATGGCGGTCTTTGCGGTGGACGTGGTGTTCGTGGCGCGGCTCGGGCCGGTGGCGCTTGCCGCCTCCTCGCTGTCGGTGTCGCTCTTCGGCCTTCTCGTCTGGAGCCTCTCGGGCCTTGTCGGCGCGGCATCGCCACTGATCGCGGCCGAACTCGGTCGGCGCCGGCACGCCGTTCGCGAAGTGCGCAGAACCGTGCGCATGGCGGCCTGGGCGGGAACCCTGGCTGGCCTGTTCGCCATGGGCGTCTGCCTGCTCGGCGGTCCGCTGATGCGCGTCACCGGCCAGCAGCCCGAAGTCATCGCGCTTGCCGTCCCGTTTCTCAACGTCCTGATGTGGGCGGCGATTCCTTCCACGATCTCGGCGCTGCTGCGCACCTTCGTGGCGACGCTCGGCCGTCCGACGATCGGCACGGTCATCACCGGCATGGCAGTGGCCATCAACGCCTTCGGCAACTGGGTCTTCGTCTTCGGCAACCTCGGCGCGCCGGAAATGGGGCTCACCGGCTCTGCCTTGTCGAGCATAGTCACGACCTGCGCGATGGTCCTGGCCTATATCGTGGTGATCCGCTCCGACCGCCGCCTGCGTCGCTACAGGCTGGCCGGCCGGTGGTGGAAGCCGGAGTGGAAGCGTTTCGCCGACGTGCTGCGCGTGGGCCTGCCGATCACCGGCACGATCCTTGCCGAGGCGGGGATGTTCAACGGCGCCGCCTTCCTGATGGGACGCATCGGCGAGGTCGAGCTTGCCGCCCATACGATCGCCCTCCAGTTCGCCGCAATCGCCTTCCAGGTGCCGTTCGGTGTCGCCCAGGCTGCGACCATCCGCGTGGGCCTGGCCTTCGGTGCTGGCGAGCGGGCCGCCATCGCCCGGGCAGGCCGGGTCGCCGTCGTGCTCGGCATGGGCTTCATGGTGGTGACCGCCAGCATCATGCTCTTCGCCCCGCGCGCGATCCTGCATCTCTACGTCGATCCCGACGCGCCCGAAAACCGCGCAATGGCCGTCCTCGCGGTGCAGTACATGGCGGTTGCCGCAGCGTTCCAGTTGTTCGACGGCGCGCAGGCCGTGGGCGCTGCCCTGCTGCGGGGCCTGCAGGACACGCGTATTCCCATGGCCTTCGCCCTGTTCGGCTACTGGCTGCCCGGGCTGGGGACGGCCGTCGGCCTCGGGCTCTTCTCTCCGCTCGGCGGGCTGGGCGTATGGATCGGCCTCATGGTCGGCCTCGTCGTCGTGGCCAGCCTCATGCTATGGCGTTGGCGGAACCGTGCGCGACTGGGCCTCCTCCCGGCCTGA
- the groES gene encoding co-chaperone GroES, producing MTFRPLHDRVLVRRVEAEEKTAGGIIIPDSAKEKPAEGIVVAVGSGARAENGTITPLDVKANDRVLFGKWSGTEVKVDGEDLLIMKESDILGVIG from the coding sequence ATGACTTTCCGTCCGCTGCACGATCGCGTGCTCGTACGCCGCGTCGAAGCCGAGGAAAAGACCGCCGGCGGCATCATCATCCCCGACAGCGCCAAGGAAAAGCCTGCCGAGGGCATCGTCGTCGCCGTTGGTTCGGGCGCCCGCGCCGAGAACGGCACGATCACCCCGCTCGACGTGAAGGCCAATGATCGCGTGCTGTTCGGCAAGTGGTCCGGCACCGAAGTCAAGGTCGACGGTGAAGACCTGCTCATCATGAAGGAATCGGACATCCTCGGCGTGATCGGCTGA